Genomic segment of Ranitomeya imitator isolate aRanImi1 chromosome 6, aRanImi1.pri, whole genome shotgun sequence:
TTGAATTAAAAAAACATCAAAGAAAAAAGATacagccttaccaacaccaagCCATATTGCCAATGCAGTATAGGTGCAAATTACTGATAAAAACAGACACTCACAaaactaccaattcatggagggggtggcggtgtagtattaggccggcgtcacacttggcgtaagacattacggtacgttttctacgtccgtaatacgcgcgtgatacgccaaaatgtctccgtaatctctCTCCGTAGTTCTTGCgtcgcctaggtgtggtcgcgtattttgcgcatgtactggtccgtgtgtaatccgtatgtgatccgtatggcgtttttaccacgcaccattccaaaatggacatttaacggttttctggcctgcaaatcatttaaaccatcattaacaacactatttaagccctcgacaacaggtgtacccctcccatatgccctatatgttctcaagcatattttggctgtggtaCTTGGAGCtcccaaacatgtctgaccatgtgtatttaagcacaactcagcgggtgttgcttcactgggtgttgtctcgtcgctttggccagccatatacggtcaatgcagatccgcgaaggaggagacaaagattgtgggtccatcctctattgacccaacgcccgagtaaaggacatttccagagactctattcatctttgagggcccatccagacaaatttttcctgtatactcgcatgtccatcaggacttttgacatgttgctggagatcttacgtcctggactcacctatcaggacacctggatgagaaaagccatctctgctgaggagcgtctgctcctaaccttacggtatgtatttagACCTTTTAGATTTTGTTGTGTTGGCCAATGTgttttgtcctactatgtttcagttccTTAACTTAGACATGAGGCCACAAGCACATTTCTAAAAATGTGTTTAATATTTGATTATAGTAATACTGTGAAATGTCCCTTTTTGCTTACTCAATAATCACAGAGAAAATTTACTAGACACTTGTGTTTCGtcctgttttcatattcctcatgttcctttattttgttttccttgtttttcagcttcctggccacaggcttgtcctatgcgggtctacacctggagtttctcattgggcgttctaccatttcagtcattgttaggacaacctgttcccaaatatggctgaaacttaacgaagttgtgatgccagagccaaaaatggatgattggctcaaaatcgccactggattccaaaatacttgtgacttccctaactgcattggagctgtggatgggaaacatatcagggtgcgtaagccgccgaactctggttcccaattctacaattataagcagtttttctctgtagttatgttagcagttgctgacagcaactacaggtttataattgtagacattggggcctatggccgaactggagactctagggtcttcaattcgtccataatgggtcgccggctacgtgacaaccagttgaacctcccaccaccacaacaactcccaggctccaatgcggaagcagtgccttttgttttggttggagatgaggccttccaactgacgaggcacgtcatgaggccttaccccaggcgcaaccttgaccaccggcggagggttttTAATTTGAGACttaccagggcacggagactggttgagtgcgcctttgggattcttgtagccaaatggcgtgttcttcagtctgcaattcagctgagtgaggcttcaatcaatgaagtgatcaaagcctgtgtaattctacataatttcaccagaatacatgattgtttgtCTACTAATTTGCAAAATCACGTCATGACCAATCATAGTAGGCctcccccatatgtccctcctcggcgacgtcccctttctggcctaaaagttcgggatgtgttcaccaattattttttgagtcctcagggtgccactccctggcaagactatgcaattttgcatgtgtaattatttATGTACCTAAATTTTGCCATTATCAAGTTTGAAAATATGTCTGCTGTGTTTAATTTGTTGACATATGGTTCtgatcatatcatgtgtgtgtgagttaagaagaatgaacagagtgcatacatagttttttgttaagtaaaggCAATTTTACTTCTTaaacttgtttttggtttttttgtttgttttggcatAACCAATCTTTGTGCACAAAAAAGAacagcttttttttaacaaaaaaaaaacaacaaagtaaaataaaagcattacagcttgctttttaagcacaaaccaaaccaaatgtcttaaacaaattaaaaaaaagttgtacCCAACATTACAAGTTCTGGTACGTAGGAAGGGGAGAAGTGGATTGGTCTGGGTCACCATCAGATGGCCTTtgcaggcccaattgtccagcagcctgtgTGGCTGTTATAGTGGCTTGCGGGaaattctgcctgctctgatgctggccactttgatgagtggggcctggatttgggagataaccctgatgttgcagcccatatgtgcgggaatcataccccaacccaaaatgaccatattgtccaaacccaggttgggaccagcctccagcactgggtgcggacaagtggccatattgggatggttgatgatatcctgcaatatggtgctgatgttgccattgttggttagttggtggttggggtggaggtgttggctgacgtggagggggtgcttcagatccttggtgCGCATGCTGGCCTTGTAGTCtcggaggccgcagaatattttcaggtgacatctgccactgttcaatcatctgcatcagattgtatgggttatctgggggggtgcatgcgtcaataaggatctgaaaacaccctctcaaacgcagcctcaactcccgctctatggagcgtaaatactgggcaaggctccgtgtgaatccctcctccccatcatcctctcgaacccgggccaaatagttcatgaccccagcatccacgttttgcctgctttggcgaagctctctcctgcgtcgtgcacgctggggtctgactgcagcctgtggggatcggtccagggcaacagttgggctgctgctattaccagggtcatcctggctaggtgctgctgctgcagaagagAACTGTGGGCCCTCTGGGTTTTCTTCAGAAGCAGCTGGAGCTGGGTGGGCAGATGATGAAGATGCTGTAGGTCTTGCgcaggagggagcagcagatggaccagccacctcttcaccttctccaactgggtcaatgaccagttctgagtccgaccctgtctccctgtcagtgaggttagactgagttctgcaaaGATAAATTTGACCAGTTACTATGTTTTTTGGAATCATCTCTCAACATTCAAAAATTAACCCATTttgagatgtttttacttacggcctgaggtccatgctggggttaaggaaggttaggcggtcaaagtagatgtattttttttttttaggaggggccccggctccacttctctcccgctgctgcctctccctcctatactggtcccggatactccgccaccttgttgtaacatcatccactgaaacaacaaaaaatacacacattgcttagaccattatgcagagtgctcacacaaggtgtaatggagTACACAGATTGCAATGTAGCATAGAAAGAGGCTTTTGTGGCTCACATTAAGCCAGAatttcctcaaaaaaaaaaaaattaggaagaaaggccacaaggacagagtcagctaacctctatcacagaaaaACAAATTACTGGAAAACCATGTTATTAAGGGAACACCTGTTCTAAACCTTAATCAAATCCATTTATCATATCCAGCACCATGTATATACTGCTTGGATATATATAACTTTAAGGATgaattaataaattaaggtttagcaattcaaagtagtaagggcctgctgtttagcaagaacattacattgcaaacatgggtgtacttacttatttgtcgctgggccgcacgtggctgctggtcatactgggggaagagggacccacacacgctcctccatgcagcttgttttactgccctgttggcatagttggggtctctttggtcccagatttctggcctctcctggatcaaaatgatcagcatgtcaacattaattatgcgggccatgctgaatctctcactccgtggaggcgtgcagcagacttccgggttcactgtctggctttttcagctaattagcatgtctcacctgcctgattgatggCTTTCGAAagttcaggacatctgccagtgaggtgcgtatttctcgcaatgcacacgcatggtccgtatgcattccgtattatacgctctcccatagacttgcattggcgttttttttgcgcaatacgctgacaaacgctgcatgctgcgattttgtacggccgtagaggaacgtataatacggatccgtaatatacgcctaaaaggactagacccattgagaatcatggtGCCGTATGTTTAGCGAGTTTTACGTACGTAGATTATGCGCTCTTACgcacgtaaaactcgcatgtgtgacggcggccttaaacATAAACAACATCTTGTGGGGTGTACTTATATAATGCTGGGCAGCCTGTCTTATCTAACAGTATgggcgtcatcaataggctgtaagccagacactgcgcCTCACACGTACCTGTGTGATTGGCGTCCTATGAAAGCTCCATCTGGGTGCATGtttaatacatacatatataatatgtatatatatatcatagataaaataaaaaaaggaaaaaaggaaaacagcacaaataaatgaaaaaagtggactttattgcccaatgGTGTGGTGACttttcggatatagtatcctttctcctacatagatagatagaagaaaagctggcaattcatctaccgtgcactgtaaaatcactgcaggagccgataggagagaagagatggattacatacagtaaatacaaatagaataggtagatatatagttgTCTGTGACAAATAAAATTAGTACAGTGTGCAGCTTaatgtacatgtattttattaataaaagattatttttctgaaaaaaatggcgtgggctcccacacaattttcttaaccagcagagagcAAGCCAACGGCtgagggccgatgtttatagcctgggaagggggtaatacccatggtgcttcccaggctgttaatatcagctctCAACTGTAAACTTAGCCataactggctattaaaatgggagaccccAAAAAGAAAATGATGTGTGGTCTCCCTATAATTAATTAACAGCAAAGgttatacagacagctgcgggctgatacaaATAGCCTACGAAGGGGCTATGGATACtgtccccccaggctaaaaacatcagctctcagcctcttgccctgtagctgtggcaatcggggtgatagttgggggagttggtgtcacctttgtattgtcaggtggcatcaagccccgaggttagtaatggagaagcgtcaatatgacgccccattactaaccccatagtcacattgtaagaaaacacagacacccagaaaaagtcctttaattgagagAATGACACTgattcctttaatattcttaattaaaccatacttatgacctcgtcatctgcaaaagagttaaaacaaacaaacaacaatattcctcacctttccacagagatgctTTTAATTCATTTGTCCAACGACAggtctctgctacatctagatggcaggctacatgatgcgaccatgcagccAGTCATCCAAGAGCGAAACTGATCACCGTGTGCTCCATGTCTCTCTGTGAATTCCTATTACCTATCTGACGGCACCATGAGGAGCTTGAGAAAGTTCTTGTGCTCGCGGTGCCatctgacaggtcctgcgagttcacaggcAATGAACTCACTCCACCTTTCTGATGAAAATTTCCCGTGCAATGCACAGACTGACCATGAGACTCCTGACCTAAGTGTGATAGCTTCATATAATTCTATGAGGCTGTCACACTTAAGCCAGGAGACCTGCGGATACATTTTACAATCTTGATTTTTTTATACCAGTTAGTTTTCATAGTTTTAAATTGTCTATAAGAAATGCTTTTTAAATTCAATCGTGGACTTTAGgaatctcaattttttttattaagtCAATAACCATTCACTTTTATGATCCTTTGAAGACTCAACCAAATTGATATGCATGTTTTTTATCAAACTGTTGTGCCCAGAAGCTATGTTTATTACTTATGCCGGGAGCTCAATTTATGACTCACAAAGGTCTGAACCAGTGATGGTTCCATCTGTTTTCCTGTTAATATTTACATATTAGAGGTCCAACAATTCCTCTTGGCCAGCGTTGCATTGATCGCATAGACACGTACGCGACGTGCATTTTAAGTAATGGCGTTTGAAAGAACATTCACTTCATTTAAAAGGTAGAGTTTTCTAATATGATAATTTGCCATCCACAAAGCTATACTCCTAGGGCATCTGATTCAGATGGCAGCTGTTAAAAGAGAAGAAAAACAGAATATTAAAGAGGATTTTTCTTTTTGTTATCAAGGCTGCGTATAATGAAAAGCGTAATGTCTGATGTTCCAGAGATACAATATTTTTCTTACTTTAAGCCTCATTTTTTATCTCCAAAACATTGCGCTAAAATGTTTGTGCACTTATTAGACCAAATGAATCAGTCGGCTTTCTCCTTCTTTACTTCAATTTAGACTTGAGTGTCTTGAGTGCAACTTGAGTAGATTAGTTTCAAAACATAGCCTCACCCAGCCATGTATTATAGAACTCCCATTTCAATAGACACTAGACCTTGAAATTAATGGAAAAATATCAAAATAGATATTTGCTATATCCATTGGTTTCTACAAGTTCCTGAAAAAAGTTTTGTGTTGTGCAGAGCAATTTGTCAGCTATATACCTGCATGATAAAGAGCTCTCTATGAGCACAAGATGTAGAGTACCTTATGAGTTCTGCTAAGAAACAttgttatatttgtttttttttataatctttatacgttttttacatttcttatctaTTTGAATAATAATGTAATGTCTGCAGTGGGAGCTTTGTGTACAGAGACAACCGCTGCTGGGATTACACAGACATTCACTACATTCAGACATTAATGCTTCTTTTACTGCACTGCCCTGGACTACAACTTCCAGCGGACTTTGAGTAGTAGAACAAGAAATGGACTTGCTGAGCAAGTTTGAAAAGAAGGAAGGAGTTAACTGGGCACAAAGATGTGTGTGATTCTCCAttgcaagaagtattgtttctctttGCGGAGATTGACaggctaagcatgctgagatgaggagacttaaagccgcaatgctcctctgggaaatatactaattatgcaaattgtctcttcagagaggaagagaactagaactctagtgccacctattggaaggtagcaatcctacaagtcaatgtcaaccctttaacgagccttgtcacatgacttaggataataatcaaaccagaatctccatttgcagacattgtatttcggggtactgcccctcatcagtgcaaagtggaggtctggtttggctgtgtgagaggcgtccgaccgatatccaagaagtatcatttctccttgcggagagtggcatgattgctaccttccaataggtggcactagagttctagttctcttcctctctgaagagacaatttgcataattagcattctCCATTGCAGACTGCTAAAAGACTGACACTAGAGAGCAGAGTACAGAGACACAGAGTGAGTGCTGACAGCTCAGCAGCTCAGTGTGTGAGGGGAGGAGATAATCCTAGAGCTGAACCACATCCCCAGACCAACCAGGTTACCAAGAGAAGTCCACCACCTGGTCTGGTCCCAAAGACAGACACTGCCCTCACTCCATGTGTTCCCAGGTGTCTTTATGCTGCAGCCCCAAACTGGAGAACAGTCTGAACTGAAAGTTTCTGCATCAAGGAGTCAATACATCCTGCTGGAACATGTGCTTCTACTACTAAGAAATCTATAGCAACATTTTTATTAAGAAGATATTACTGGCACTTGTGGTTCTACTGCTAAGAAGTTTATTAGAAAACTATTGCTGAAGGAATTTTGGTTTGATTGAGACTTTGATTGTGCACCAATGGTTATTGTAGGTGCACCACCTTTGTTACCTGCATTTCTGCAGCTATTTCTTGGTAAAGTGTTATTAAGACTGTGTTTGCTGAAATTTAAAGGAAAAGTGTTATCTTTAATTGTAGGTCAGCAGAACAGGTAGAATTGGGGAACATATGGTGTGATAGCTCTACTGTTGGACatccaaaggactaccctgtgctaTCACAACATCCAAGCCTGCTGCAAGGCTAAACTTTACCTTTAAGAGTGTCACATTTCTGTTGTGTTTGTGCAACATCATGTATTTGCTGAATCCTGTTATACCTCCTGCCTTTTACACCTTTTAGCCCCTTTACAATAATCCTGTTGGTTCATCTTTTGTTAGTACGTATGGGGCATGGACAGGGGTTTCATCCCCTGACAGGAGCGGCGGAGACCCTCCTGCATTCCCCTATATCTCTTAGTAAGATTTAGGTGGaaacgcttaaagggaacctgtcaccccgttttttgagattgagctataaatactgttaaatagggcctgcgctgtgtgttcctatagtgtatgtagtgtaccccgattccccatgtatgctgagaaataacttaccaaagtcgccgttttcgcctgtcaatcaggctggtcaggtcgggagggcgtggtgacatcagtggttcttcctcagctttacgttggtggcgtagtggcgtagtggtgaagacacagcgcgcgatctgcgctgtaatcccttgcatcggtgggggcggccatcttcctggggccgcgcgtgcgcagatcgagtgctctgctgcacggggcttcaggaaaatggccgcgggatgccgcgcgtgcgcattagagatcgcggcggccattttcccaaagccgagatgcaaactcggctttgggaaaatggccgccgcgatctctaatgcgcacgcgcggcatcccgcggccattttcctgaagccccgtgcagcagagcactcgatctgcgcacgcgcggccccaggaagatggccgcccccaccgatgcaagggattacagcgcagatcgcgcgctgtgtcttcaccactacgccactacgccaccaacgtaaagctgaggaagaaccaccgatgtcaccacgccctcccgacctgaccagcctgattgacaggcgaaaacggcgactttggtaagttatttctcagcatacatggggaatcggggtacactacatacactataggaacacacagcgcaggccctatttaacagtatttatagctcaatctcaaaaaacggggtgacaggttccctttaaccatactGAGGTGAGAACAACCGGACACCATGCCCAAGGATgagacttaggccggggtcacacttgcgagttcaatgtgagaaactcgcacaagtctctcgcatcaagtcccggcactgctgcTGACacacagctacatagaaatacatgcagccgcacactccagtcccaagtgccggcggcagcatcgggtattgaggtgagaggctTAAGTGAGCTTCTCGCATtgatctcgcaagtgtgaccccggcctcaaagGTATGTTACAATAAAAAAGAAAGAGTGACTCTTAATCTATTTGATGTACTTTTCTGCCTGTGAAGATACACCTGTGTGATGACCTGAAGTTTTCTTCTCTGTTGAATTTGATAACCCAGGTCAGTTGAAACCATCCAGGACCTGCCTACGTCTGGCAGCTCCAGTATGTTCAAGTTCCTCTTAAAAGCTGTACAAGCTAGCACAATTCCATCCACAAGACAATTCTAAAGTGTCTAAGAAGTCAATTATAAGATCATCAAAGATAGGCATGCAGGTTTCCTTAGTTCTGAAGATTAACTAAGGGTGCTCATAGATTAGCCGCACGGCCTTCACCTAAGCTTTTTTGCACACATAAGAGGACAGCAAcataaaaatgaaaatgcaaacatTTCTCATGTAAACCATTGTTAAGCAGGTTTAAAACATAGCAAATCTCTTTTTCCTAATAATTTATGatagtatatgtatttttttaatgggttctgTGTAGAAAAGCAGCAATCAGCCAAATCCTCTAAGTGACCTCTTTTATAATTTCCTGGTTTCATACTTATAATTTTATTTGCTTTTTACATTGCATTGGTATATACTGGACTGCTTTTATGACATTTTTATCTAAATCAATATTACGGAATTGTTAACGAAACACTTCTTCAAAGCTTCTCAcgcattgtttttttgtgtgtttgttttatttttatttttggttcCAAGCAGCCAAATATCTTAAAATCTATAGTAAATTTAAGAAGAAAAAATGAATATACTgcctttttattgttattttttccaGTATATGTAACTTAAAAATCTTTCTGGCTTTGGATTAACTTTGTCCTATTCCCATGTAAGAGAAGAGCAACACCAATGACACTTCACAACTGGGGTTCACTGATAGAAAAGTTATACAAGTGTTCTGGGGCTCTTAGTTATATCTCTGCTCCAGAGGAATATTTAGTAGGATCAACAGCTCTCACAAGTCTAGTTTgttttgtgttaaagggaacctttcgTCATAAATATGCAGCCCAGTCTGCAGgcgccatgttatagagcaggggaagCTGattagattgatatatagttttgtgacaTAGATTCAGAATAACCTATCTTTTAaacatttaatcctctgctctttcgaGTCACTGATAGGACTGCGCACTGgatcaaaaatcccagaaagagcagttgATTAAATATTTAAAACACCAATTATACTGAATCTTGTTTCACAACGTTCTCTGCTCAGCATCCCCTGCTGTACACCATGATTCCTGCAGATCAGtcagcattttcatggtgacaggttctctttaactgaGGAGATCGGTATACATAGATGGCCTGAAACATTGTGGCAGTGAATAAACATTTACTTATGTCCAAATTTTACAACACTGTTTTTCGACTCCTGGCTTCATCTCTGCAATATAGATCCGTTTAGTAAGTCCAACAGCACCCACAAGTCTAGAACAGAATTGTCAACAGGAACTGCGAGTCTAGTTTTATAGTGTTCACTGAGGAGGCTGAGATTTGAAATGTTGTGTTTGTAAATCAACTTTTCCTTATGCCCAAATTTTACACGAATGTTCTTGGACTCTTTCGCTACTACATCTCTGCTTCACAGAACCGTTTAGTAAGTCCAATAGCACCCACAAGTCTAGCATTGTCAGggttaaatgggtattcccatctccaagatcctatcccaatttgTAGTgggcgtaataataataatattagcaaacacctccaattagaaatgtagtatagtcttTCTGATTcgatatgtctctttcctcatgtgtaggctgtcacgaagtgactgtcctgctGTAACACGACCTGACGGGTTGGTCACAAAATGacaaaacacacaagggtacaccggggacactttaacaatggtgggccctgactgtagggaacggggaatgggcacctcctgcactcacctgaggctgtgccctgatcttactaccgtccctatacgggttctttcaacccatcgccgaccaggataccttgtccctcacttgccctgctctaatc
This window contains:
- the LOC138642925 gene encoding uncharacterized protein — protein: MPYMFSSIFWLWYLELPNMSDHVYLSTTQRVLLHWVLSRRFGQPYTVNADPRRRRQRLWVHPLLTQRPSKGHFQRLYSSLRAHPDKFFLYTRMSIRTFDMLLEILRPGLTYQDTWMRKAISAEERLLLTLRFLATGLSYAGLHLEFLIGRSTISVIVRTTCSQIWLKLNEVVMPEPKMDDWLKIATGFQNTCDFPNCIGAVDGKHIRVRKPPNSGSQFYNYKQFFSVVMLAVADSNYRFIIVDIGAYGRTGDSRVFNSSIMGRRLRDNQLNLPPPQQLPGSNAEAVPFVLVGDEAFQLTRHVMRPYPRRNLDHRRRVFNLRLTRARRLVECAFGILVAKWRVLQSAIQLSEASINEVIKACVILHNFTRIHDCLSTNLQNHVMTNHSRPPPYVPPRRRPLSGLKVRDVFTNYFLSPQGATPWQDYAILHV
- the LOC138643428 gene encoding uncharacterized protein, which gives rise to MARIINVDMLIILIQERPEIWDQRDPNYANRAVKQAAWRSVCGSLFPQYDQQPRAAQRQIMDDVTTRWRSIRDQYRRERQQRERSGAGAPPKKKKYIYFDRLTFLNPSMDLRPTQSNLTDRETGSDSELVIDPVGEGEEVAGPSAAPSCARPTASSSSAHPAPAASEENPEGPQFSSAAAAPSQDDPGNSSSPTVALDRSPQAAVRPQRARRRRELRQSRQNVDAGVMNYLARVREDDGEEGFTRSLAQYLRSIERELRLRLRGCFQILIDACTPPDNPYNLMQMIEQWQMSPENILRPPRLQGQHAHQGSEAPPPRQPTPPPQPPTNQQWQHQHHIAGYHQPSQYGHLSAPSAGGWSQPGFGQYGHFGLGYDSRTYGLQHQGYLPNPGPTHQSGQHQSRQNFPQATITATQAAGQLGLQRPSDGDPDQSTSPLPTYQNL